CCGATGAGCTCTGCCACACGTTTTGTCGTCCAGGTTTCGTCAGGAAACCCATGCTGCAGAGCACCCTCCTGCAGGAGGGTGCGAAGCTGGTCGTGCTGAGACTCAGTCAGTCGAGCAGGACGACCAGAGCTGACCGTCGCTTGCAAGCTTCCCTTCTTTCTGAGCCGAGCACTCCAAGAAGTCACCGTGAGCACGGAGACGCCAAAGTGAGCAGCGATTTCGCGGTGTGTGTGGCTGCCTTGCTGCAGCCACTCGGTAGCAGCCAGGCGCCGCTCCTCAAGTTGGGCACGAGAATATTGGTTCGGTTGCCATTCCATGGTCCCTGGAGTTTAGCAGCGCATACTTGCGCCGCTATCAATAGTAGGAAGCTTCACTAAGTGAAGGCCAAATAAATGTCTTTCACCCTTTGTATTTTCGGATTTTTTTAGCATCTCATAGGTAAAGTCAATGATTTTTTGTAACTCATCTTCCCTGAGGAGAACTCTAATTCATATGGATATGGCATCCGTATCTCCAGTTTGATCGCCAGCTACATAAAGCGATTTATGTAGTCTTCCTCCGGATGCTTTGATTTCTATACCGGCCTCGTCATAGCTATATTTTTCTGTAAGGGGTTTGGATATGGAAGATGCAAATACCTTATGATCCTCTCCAAAGTCCTAAAGTCCTTTTGAACAAAATCTGTGATTGTGTCGTGGCTGGTTAATGAGAATGGCACCTTATATGAATCAGCAGTCAACTCGTGGTATTTGATTCCTCGACCTTTACGCTTGACTATGCTGCCGACTTGCACCAAGCCGTTAGATTCTAATTGCCTGACTCTGTAGTAAGCAGTATTAAAGTCCACTCCAGCTCGGTTCGCAATGTCACTGATGGTATGGCAGCCAGACCAAAGGGCCGATAAGATTGGTCTGAAGCTGTCAGAGAGTAGTAACCGCCCTTGCTCCGTGGTCTTAACAACCCTACTTGAAAATCTTGCTTCCATTTTAAGTAGAGGATAGCAATACTGTGTTATCTGAGAACGACCTTGAGTGCACGGGTTACCCTCTGGGGGGAGGGGTTCTCAGACTTCACAAAATGTGGCTTCACTAATGAGACATCATGCAACCTACCGTTATTATTATCATCTCGCACACATAATTACAAAATCAGGGCATGTGGCCGATAAGTCGCGTGCCCTGCCCTTTCCCTGATCATTCTTATCTAAGACTGTTTAGGTAAGAATGAGAAGACAAAATATGCTGTGCAGAGCCTTTTGTTAGCTCTGCACAGCATATTTTGCCCCAACCTCTACCCCTCATTTCAATCTGCAAGGGTCTTCTCGTCCATTCTGGAACCTCGAAAATTCCAGGCCTTCTAGGACGGCAACATCAGGATCAGGTCGAGAGATCGGCTTCAGTCTGCATGGTAAAGAACGGCACAGCCCTCGGCAGGACACGCGCAGTAAACGGCGTGGTTTCCACATGCATCTCGCCATCGAATTGAAGTGGGAACGGTTCATCAGCCACCACACGGATCTCGGAAGCCGTAAAGGTTTCAAGATTGTCGCTGAAGGTGGGATCACCAAGATTGAACTTGGCCTTGAGGGAATCCAGGAGGTTTGCCCCTAAACGGAGGATATTGCCTTCTTTGAGGAGAATGACCGTGAAGCGCCCATCGCTAGGACTGATGTCGGAAGCGATGGGAATACGGTAGTTGGCCATGCCCAGATTGGCGATCATCACCCCGATGCCCCTAAAGGTTCGCTCCTGACCGTCTGCGGTGATATGGAAGGTGGTGACTTCCGGGTTGATCTGCCGCATGGCGGCCAGCACATAGGCCATGGTGCCGAAGTTCTTCTTGAGCGGTTCACTTTCTTTGATCATGTTGGCATCTGCAC
The sequence above is a segment of the Deinococcus radiophilus genome. Coding sequences within it:
- a CDS encoding ArsR/SmtB family transcription factor; its protein translation is MEARFSSRVVKTTEQGRLLLSDSFRPILSALWSGCHTISDIANRAGVDFNTAYYRVRQLESNGLVQVGSIVKRKGRGIKYHELTADSYKVPFSLTSHDTITDFVQKDFRTLERIIRYLHLPYPNPLQKNIAMTRPV
- a CDS encoding diacylglycerol/lipid kinase family protein, encoding MLEKGVLVIANPKSGAGDHALPDLLNLLRAQGIPLTERHLEGERPMADYVSDLGDFAAVIGAGGDGTVSALAYAMRGQDIPLLAFPAGTANLIAANLKIPEEPQDLLQLLLSGRTVELDLGELETGESHERKGFAMLAGAGADANMIKESEPLKKNFGTMAYVLAAMRQINPEVTTFHITADGQERTFRGIGVMIANLGMANYRIPIASDISPSDGRFTVILLKEGNILRLGANLLDSLKAKFNLGDPTFSDNLETFTASEIRVVADEPFPLQFDGEMHVETTPFTARVLPRAVPFFTMQTEADLST